Below is a window of Tolypothrix bouteillei VB521301 DNA.
AATTAATGCAGTTTTTGCTTTTGGTGAAGAATTAGGTTGGCGAGGACTTTTACAAACAGAGCTAAATTTTATAGGTTTCTGGAAGTCATCTGCAATTATTGGTCTCACTTGGGGGGTATGGCACGCTCCACTCATTCTACAAGGACATAATTATCCCCAGCATCCTCAAATTGGTGTTTTTATGATGGTCGTCTTGACTTTATTGTTATCCCCTATATTCAGTTACATTACAATGAAATCGAAATCAGTAATTGCTGCTGCTATTATGCATGGCACTTTAAATGCAATTGCTGGGCTCCCCGTCTTATTGACTGAGGGAGGAAATGATTTGACAGTTGGTATGAGTGGTTTTGCGGGATTTATTGCGATCGCCATCGTCGTCATATGTCTTTTTACCTATGATTATTTCTTAGCTAAAGAGCCTTTAATGTCAAAGTGAAGATCTGTAAGCTGTTCTTGCATATAATTTGCACATTCTAAGATTGTGGGAAAATCAGTCAAACCCTCCCCTCTCAGTCAGCATGAGAAAATTAAAAATGGTAGTGCAAAATTCTAACTACTTGTACTGTTAGCCATGCGAGAAGGTAAAAAGCCAGAATAGCTTTCCTCTCGATGTTTATTGCGCTGTTCGATCTGTTTTTCTACAACTTTCAGACGGTCTTGCAAACCTTTAAGAACCGCAATCGCTCGCGGATCGTAAAAACTATTGACACCGAAATCTGTAAATGCTTTTACATCAAGCTTGACACCAGTTCCCTCTATGACGCTAATTTGTGCGAAGGTTGGTTCTATGCCAGGAAGAAAACTGGTTAAATTTTTCTCCAATTCTATCGTCCCTTTAACCGTAGGAATAGGCTGATAAATCGCTCCAGGCATATTAGGAACAAAAGACATATACTGATATTGAATCCACGCAATGGCTGAGTGTTGCGGACCTGCTGTGAAAATAATTTGTGTCAGCAAGTTAATCAACTGGTCGCGATCGCTCAACTGCTGAGGTAAGGAAGCTACACCAAAGCCTCTATCACTTACGGGTTTCCGTAAAGCTGTTAACCAATTTTGCAACTCGAAATCCTCTTGAATATCTTGAGAAGATTTGTAGTAAATGTCTATATACCGATTGACATACTCAAACAGAGCATCCCAAACGAGCAAACCGTCATCTCGATAGGGAAAATTTTTTAATATAGAGCGATCGCCTACACCACGCAGACGTAAATTGTTTGGGAGTGCATAGTTGCTAAAGTTGTCAAACATCTCGGAGACACCAAGATTAGCCAGATGAAGCGAGCTTTCAAGAGTACTTCCTAAAAGGATATCTACGTATCCTCCTGGATTAATCAACACTCGATCCCCAAAGGCATTGATTGCCATTGTAAACTCAAAATGCGGTTTCAATAGCACGTGTACTGGATGAAGATCGGGGAGTTCGCGTACAGTTGCTAGTGCAATTGGTTCCAGAGCAAGATGGGTTTGACCTAAGTGACGTACCAATGCATGAACGGAAAAGTCAGCCATTTGAGCGATTAGCTTGGCTAAAGTCCAGTCCACTCCATCCATAGGAGTACAAAGCAAACTTTTTTGGGGTATTTGTCCCAGTTGAATGGCAATGGGGATTAAACGCCAACCAGCCCGGTTGCGATCGGCGTAATAGAGAGCGATGGGAGCGCACAGATATTGGTTTTCTTTTGCCGTAACGCCATTGGCATTAAGTATTGCATAGTCGGTTACAAACAAACTGCCATTTGTGGTAGCACTTTCGAGGGTTTCACTGGCGTATCCCGTTCCTCTAGCAGCACTGAGAACGGTTTGAAAAATATCATTCGTTATCCCAAGTTTTTCTTGGAGATTATACTTGAGTGCCAAAACGTTGGTAATTTCCATGGGATTGGGACCCCAAAGTCTTTGTCCTGCAAATGTAGCATCGCTGCGAAAGGTTTTGGCAATATCTGGTAGGGGTAAGACTTTAAAAACATTTGTGTAGTCTTCTAGTGTTAGAAAGGGTTTGGGGTTTTGTAAAAATGCTTGTTGATTCTCTGTAATTTTCTGGCTTATGCTTGCTTGATTCTTGCTATATTCATCATCAAAAACCTCCTGGGTTGGTAAAGTTGCTACGCGAATAGAGTTTGGTAGTCGAGATGTTAATTTATATTCAGAGCGTGCAATCTCAAGCTGCTGTTGGCGTTCTTTTTGGGCTGCTAACGAATTTTTTTGAGGTAAAGTTGGGATTTGAGAATTCTTGGGAAGTTTGGGTTGAGTTTTGCTTGCTAGGAAACGTTCCAAGCCAAGCGCACACGTGAAACCTAGGATCGCTAACACGGTTCGACGCGGGAGAACGTACTGCTTGATTAATTGTTGGAGTTGTTGTTGTCGGTTAGGCGATCCCATGATAGTGTTTCTCCCAAAAATTTGACTCCTTACATCTGGCACCAAAGTATGAATACTGAATTTTTATGTATTCAATAGACATATATTTTTATCAATAACACGAAAAATCGGAGTTTATAGCCTGCGTAGGCAGGCTTTGTTTGTATAGCCTCATCCTTTTAGGGTGTAGGTGCAAGATATAAGACTCCAGACTAACACCAATAAAACGTGGTTGGCGAGGCTAAATACGGGGACTGTAAACTTTGTAGATTTTTACCATCAATCAAAGCCCCCCGTCCTAAACAGAGGGCTTTTATTTTAGCTAGCTAGAATAACCAAAACTTTGATTTTAAGGAACGGGAGGTAAAGGGAAGTTAGTATCGGTATAAGTCACTGGAAGAGTGACAACAATGGTTTGCTTTTGTTGAGTATTTTGTCCGGAACATTGCCCCCAAACATCAATAGAATCAGTAAGAGTTGTCTGTACAGTTTTTGTTTTATTATTATGAGAGTTAGGTTGAGCCCAAGTACCACCTAGAGCTTTATTTCCAGCATCTTCCAATTCTTCTAGAGAAAAAGGTTGTATAACAACATTTTGCGAGTAGGAGATAGCGTTAGTTGGTTTGTCAATTAAAACCGTTAATTGCTGAGCTTTTGGTTGAAAGGAAAGATGAGCTACCTTTTGTCCGGGAGGACAACTCATCTTTACACTAAACTTCATATCTAAATTCCCTGACTTATTCGCTAGCACGTGTTGACCGCAGTCTAAACCACAGCTACCATGCTTCATAGGAACATTGGCTTTGGCATTACCAATCTGCACTATAGTTGGCTGATAACTGGACTGAGGTGCTTTGAAATCTTTTAAATCTTTTGCCTGGGGAATTAAAGAAAGTGCAGATGCATGAGTAGAAATTGAGGCTATAGTTAAAGCTGTTAGTGTTAGGGAAGCGATTGTCGATCTCATATTTATCTATCCTAATGAATCTTGTTAGAGAAGAAAGTTTTTCTTTCCCCTTCACTTTCCCCATATGTTCGCCTCTATTGTTTTATGCATGTCAACTTTAGAGCATTGGTAAATGACTTCCTTGGTACTCGAAAAGCTTAAGCGATCGCTGTAATACCCATCACCCAGAGCGATCGCTCAATCTAAACTAGCTCAATGCTTTACAAATCTTGCGATCGCTCTCACTCACGTTTGGATTATTTTCAAGGTAATTCTTGAGCTTTTTGCATCCCTGCTGCACGAGATCGTCTAAGTCTAAATTCCAAAGCATCATGCCAGCATTCCCACCACTGACCAACAGTTTACCATCCGGACTGAAGCTGATGCTATTCACTTCACCTCTGTATCCCGATAGTGTTTTTAGCAACGTACCATTCATGGTGTTCCATAGCTTGATAGTACCATCAGCGCTACCAGAAGCAAGTATCTGACCGTTTGAACTGAAACTCAAACTTTTTACACCGTTTGTATGTCCTGTTAGCGTACTTATTAACCCACCATCTGTAACTTTCCACAGTTTGATGGTGTTGTCCCAACTTGCTGAAGCTAAGATTTTGCCATCTGGACTGAAACTCAGGTGTGCGATCGCTAAACTATGACCTTTCAAAGTTTTCACCAAAGTGCCATCTACACGCCAAAGTTTCACAGTATTATCATAGCTACCAGAGGCTAACATCTTACCATCCGGGCTAAAATCCACACTAGTTACCTCATCATTATGCCCTAACAGTGTTTTTAATAACTTGCCATCAGCAAGACGCCACAGCTTAATTGTTTTATCTGCACTTCCAGAAGCGATGATTTGATTATCTGGGCTGAAACTGATACTATTGACTCTTTTTTCATGCCCCGTTAATCTTTGAATGAACTGGTTATTTATTAAATTCCAAATCTTAATACTTTTATTGTCACCTGCTGTTGCTAAAGTTTTGCCATCAGGACTAAAGACCGCATCATAAATAATATCTTGTTTGGTCTTAAAAACTTTAACTAAAGATGCATTTACAATTTGCTTTTGCTGCCATAATTTGACTTCTCCATTCCATCCAGCAGAGGCAAAAACTTTTCCATCCGGGCTAAAACTTACACTATAAATACCTTCTTCTTGCGATATTATACTATTGTTTAAGTTCCAAAATCGAATTGTTTTATCATCACTGGCAGAAGCAAGAATTTTACCATCAGGGCTAAAATTCACATCTCTAACTTGTTCATCATGCCCTTTAATAGTTGCTAACAAAGTACCATCTATACTCCAAAGCTTAATAGTACCGTCAGCAGCAGCAGAAGCAACAATCCGACCATCTGGGCTAAAACTAATACCGTTGACTGGCTGAGTATGACCCTTTTGACCCCCCAGAGTTTGCCATAATTGACCGTCGAGCTTCCATAGATTTATAGTTCGATCGCCACTAGCAGAGGCGATGGTTTTACCATCAGGGCTAAATTTGACACGGGTAACTCGGTCTGTATGTCCGGAAAAAGTTCTCATTAACTGACCATCTGCTACATTCCACAGTTTGACAATGTTATCTTCCCCACCAGAAACAAGAAACTTTCCATCCGGACTAAAGCTAACACTATTCACCCAACCGTTATGGGCATTCCATGTCTTAATTAGCTTGCCATTCATGCGCCAGAGTTTCACAGTTTTATCTCGGCTTGCAGATGCAATTATAAAATCTCCTCTTTGTTTTACCTTTTGAGATTGAGACACCAGAGAAGTCGTGACATTAGGGCTAAAACTAACACTTGTAACGATATCGCTGTGTCCTGTCAAAATTTCAACTAACTTGCCATCAATAGAGTATATTTTGATAGTTCGATCGGTACTTGCAGAGGCGAGAAACTTCCCATCCGGACTAAAAGCGATACTCGTCACTCTATCTTGCTGCGCTGGGAAAGTAGAGATTAATTTGCCCTCAGCACTCCATATCTTTATAGTAGAGTCATCGCTAGCAGAGGCGAGAAGTTTACCCCCCGGACTAAAACTTACGGCGTTCACTTGTTGGGCGTGACTTTGCAAGCGGTTAATCTCTTGAGTTTGGTAAACTGCTTGCTGGAGAGTCGCCACAGTTGCTAGCTCGACATCTCGTGCAGGTGCAAAAACTTGCTTAAACTGTTCCCCAGCTTTCACGCTTGCGATTAATGCTTCCATCTGGCGATTGGATAACAGTAGCGCTTCAGACGATGCATTCAAAGCAGCAACTTCCCCAACCTGGGCTGCTTGTTGTTTGAAGTAAGCCAATCCACCAAAACCCGTTGCAGTCACTCCAAGTACGCCGATCGCAGCAACAGCCCTTTGAGCTTGTCGCAATCGCTTTTTCTGCTCGAGTTGTTGTCGCTGTCTTTCTTCCAGACAAGCCGCAATATACTGTTGGACATCGTGAGACAATTCATCCGTGTATTTGACATAGATATCTTCCGCCTCAGCCAGACGCACGCCCCGCAATAAAAAATCAGATTGTTCGTTATTGTGCTTCCACAAAACAGCCGCTTGCTCGATTTGACGTTGCAACCGCAATTTACTGCGATTTTCCTCCAGCCACCAACGCAATGTTGACCAGTGACGAATGAGAATTTCATGAGCAACTTCTACAGTCACTGCATTTGTAGGTAGAGACAAACCAGGTAATATTTCCCCCTCATCCCCCTTGTCTCCCTTGTCCCCCCTATCCCCCCTATCCCCCTCTTCCAAATCCATCACTACTAACTTCGCCGCAGTTAAAGCTTGCAATGTTCTGTCTACCAAAGGAGCGGGATATTTTTTTACAACCAAATCCGATTTCAACACCCTTCGCTTGGTATCTTCCGTACCCTCTCCTAATTGAGTCAGCGACAGAAAAATCCAGCGAGCGCAATCCCGTGCAAGGCGATCTAAACCATCGTAAACTGCTTGTGCTTTGTGTTCTAGCGCACCTTTAATCCCCCCAAGATGCTGCTGATACGCTGCTAAAGTTAGCTCACCCTCCTGGCGGTATTCCCACAACTGTTGCAGTACAAATTCTAAAAGCGGTAAATTTCCTACAGAATCGTTTAACTCTTGTAAAAGAATTTCTACAAGTCCAGATTCGACTTTTAGACCCACTTGTTCGGCGGGGTTGACAATAACACGGTGGTAGTCATCGCGATCCAATCGGGGAGGAACCAGTACACTTGAGTGTTGCAAAAGCAAAGCCAGTTCTGGTACTTCCAAACAGGGGGCGATGAAGTCTGCTCGCAAAGTAATCACTAATTTAAACCTGTCAGAAGCATATGCGATCGCACCCAACACAAGTTCTAGAAATCGCTTTCTCTCTTCATAAGAAGCCAGAGTGAAAAGTTCCTCAAACTGATCTATCACCAAAACTACCATTGGTTCCGGTCGGCTGCGTACCCAGTAAACAAAACCCTCTATCCCCTGGTACAGCAATCCTTCTAATATAAGCTTGGGAGACGAAGAGGTCATTTCTCCCGCGATTTCCCCTCGTCCCCCTATCCCCTTGTCCTCTTGTCCCGAAGCAGCCAATCGGCGCGATAAAGCCTCTAGAGGTTGTGCGCCCGGTCTCAAACTTTTGATCCACCAATTTTCGCTACCCGGTAATTGTTTACCCGAACGCAATTGAGTCATCAATCCCGCTTGTACGACAGAAGATTTCCCACTCCCAGAAGCTCCTACCACAGCTAGGAATGAATTGCGTGCTAAGTCATTAATTAACTGTTGGGTTAAGGTTTCTCTACCGTAAAAATACTGAACATCTTCTTCCCCAAACGCTTCTAAACCTTTGTAAGGGCAAATTCCTAAGTCCAATGCTACAGCTTTGCGATCGCTGCGCGTATCGGTAAAAGCTGGTATAATTTCGATAATACCTTGCGTACCTGACAGCCAAATGTGGAGTGGAAAAGCTCCTGCTAGGTAGACTTGCAATTGAGTAATCCAACCCGCTATTGATAAGCCACTTGGTTTAGAAGCTGTTGTTAAAGTATTGACCAGAGCATCTGCAAATTGTTCTAAATTGTAACGGGGCGAATTGGCTGCAATAATACATTGCGCTTTTTCAGAACCGACTTGTAAATCTTCAATCCATTCGTGTGGGGTAAAGCGATCGCTCTCCCCCGCCAAAAAGTCTAAAATGATAATCTGTTGGGCTGCTTGAGAGCGACGCAACTGCTGTCTCAACCAAGCACGGCTCAACCAAACATCTTCAGACAGTACTAAAGCCACTTCTCCTGTCGGAGTCTCCTCCAGTCGTCCGCGCAAATATAACAATACTGTTGCTGGTTTTTCAGCTTTCTGTTGTTTTTGGTTTGGTAAATACAAAAATTCTTGAATTGCTTCTCGAACCTCTTTGGCAGTTGCTTTCCCCTGTCGGGGTAAATACTCCAACTCAAAGCCACCAGCACTACGCAAAACTTTACAAAAAGCCAGTGTTATTTGACTACCGCTCAATCCTTCAACGACAAGTGCTTGCCTTATGGGACGCGGTTCTTCAATCGCCCCAATGGAACCAATAATCAGTTCTCCAACGCCTTCTACAATTCGTTTGGGAGTTTGTAAGGGATATTCCCGAAACAACTGCGTGTCCCCTTTGCCGCGTTTTTGCTGATTGATCAGGCGCAGTTGTTGGTTCGTTTTATCTATATATTGTAGGGTTTGGTGATAAACATAGCGATAAAGACCATCAGCAGAAATTGCTCCTTGTAAATCTGCTGCTTCACCTTGCAATCCGCGCATCAAATAATAAGTAAATACTCCATGCCCTAGTTCTGGAAACTCCCAAGATTGCTGATCGGTATCGCAAGAAAGCAGGGCATAAAATCCCTTACTCATGGCAGCGACTTTCTGCAAAACTTCCACCAGTTGACGCGTAGCATTCAGTAAAGGTTCTGCTACAGTTGCGCCCCTAAGTGTCATACCGCCACTATGACATGCATCGAGCCATACAAGCTGATTTTGTGCATTACATTTCCCCAATAATTGCAAAAGTTCCTGTATGGCTAAACCCGTATTGAGTATGTCATCTTTTTGAGTATTTGCCAAACATAGGAATGTTTGATGAGTGTTTGGCACGAATATCCCATGACCGGAGAAATAAAAGAGAATTGTGTCTTGTGGGCGAGCCGCAGTAGAGATTTCTTGAAGGCTAGCACGGACAGTTTCTAAGTAAGGTAATTGTGGGGCAAAATCATGGTAAATTTTTATTTCTTTTTGCGGAAAATGCTCGGTTGCTCCCACCAAAGCTTTCGCTAACCCCTGACAATCCACTGCTGAGTAATTCAAATTTGGGAGTCGCTCATCTTGGTAGTGGTTGACTCCCACCAATAGCAGCCAAAGTTTGGCAGCACTTGTTTGTTGAGTGTAAGTTGAGCGACTCGTACCAACTGCACGCGGACACATTTTATTCTATAGGTCTCCTATTCTATACGTAGCTAAAACGACTAAAAGGGGCAAGACTCCGAGCTACAAGACAATTCTTAATGTATTGCAGCTTAACTGAGAACCGCTATATTTCGGAACAAATTATAAGCTCTTTGTAGTAAAGTTTTGGGGAAGCGTCTTTGCTCGACCCATTTGTTCTTTAGGTCAGCTTGCGTATTTTTATGCACCCTCGAAATAACCTTGTTGAAATCTTTTCGACTTTTTTAGTATTTGCCGACGATCGCTTCTGTCGTTGGGTAACGGATGCTAAGCTCCGTCGTAGTATAGCAAATGCACTACAGCAAACTCCACAAGAAACGGACGAAGACGTTTGGATTGGCTTTTTTTACGATCGATTACACAAATCTTCATCAGCAAGACTTGCCAAAGAACATACTATCGCTTACTTACAAGAACCCTGCTACTGGACATCTCAAAAAATAGTTGCTAGCTTTGCCACAACCCAGTACAAGCTATCGGACTGTTTTCAAATAGCAATTACCCAAGTTGATAAAATCCTCAAAGGTTTTAACCCCAATAGCGGTTCTAGGTTAAAAAACTATGCCAGTACAGTCTTTGGGGCTGCTATTCGTGAAACTTTCAGACAGCGTCATGAAATAGATATTTGTACGGATTGGGGACTCTTAAGAAAAATTAGTAAAAAGCGTTTGGAAGAATCATTGCAAGCCGAGAGCTTACCTAAAGACAAGATTGTTGCTTACATGAGTGTCTGGAACTGTTTCAAGTTGCTTTACGTACCGAGTCAAGCTCATAGCAGCCGTCAATTATCGAAACCAGATAATCAAACTTGGGAAGCGATCGCTAAAGCTTACAACTCACAAACCCATCAGCAAGTTAATCCCCAAATGTTAGAAGCTTGGCTGCTTGCTTGCGCCAAAGCTGTACGTAGGTACCTTTATCCCAATGTTGCTTCTTTCAATGCTCCCATTAATTCAGAAGATTCTGGTGAGTGGTTAGATAATATACCAGCCGATGAACTAGACTCGCCCCTCGCTTATACGATCGCCCAAGAAGAACAACAGTTAAGAGTCTCCCAACAATCTGAGATTCATAACGTATTGAGAGAAGCGCTGACCCAATTAGATCCGCAAGCTAGAGAAATTTTGCAACTCTACTACGCTCAAGGATTGACTCAACAACAGATTGCCAAACAACTCCAAGTTCAGCAATATACTGTTTCGCGCCGATTGACCAAAACTAGAGAAACCTTGCTGAAGTCTTTAGCGAATTGGAGCCAAGAACACCTGCATATTTCTATTACACCAGACATACTTAAAACTACGAGCGCTGTAATGGAGGAATGGCTGCAATTTTACTACACCCAAAATAAAAATCAAAAAGCTGTTTAACCTTTTCTTGCTCTGTAAAAACACTTAATCCCTAAAATAATCGCCATGACTGGAAACCCCACTGTTTTTACCTTTACTTCACCGACTCACCTGATTTTGGAAGTACCAGAAAACGTTCAGAATCAGATTTGGCAAGAAAACACGTCTTTTTCCAATCAAACTTCTCGCTATCAAGCGTATATCAATCAAATTTGCCTTTTTGCTGTCTTAGCCTGGTTGCAAGAAGACTTAGCACCGCACGCAAAGCCTTGGCTGGGTAGTGCTGCTTTACCCAGTTTCTGGGAATTTGTCAGTGGAACTGCGATCGCCATCAATGAAACTCGGTTGATTTTGGTTCCCAGTGAAGAAATGGATATGAGTGAATTGCGAATCGCACAAGAATGGGTAGATATACCAAGTTGGGCTGGGGATTATTATCTAGCAGTACAAGTCGAACCAGAGGATGAATACGTAAAAGTTTGGGGCTACTGTACTCACGAACAACTCAAAAGAAAGGGGAGTTATGACGCCAGCGATCGCACTTATTCTTTAGAAGCAACAGAGATTGTTGAGGACATCAGTACTTTAGCAGTCGCATATCAACTTTGCCCGCAAGAAGTGACACGGAGTACCATCCAACCATTACCGACTTTATCACAAGAGCAAGCACAGAACCTCATTTCTCGTTTGGCAACAAGCGAGATTGTTTCACCAAGGATGGAAATCCCTTTTCAACTTTGGGGTGGATTAATGGAGCATGGGGGATGGCGCAAAAGCTTATACCACCGACGCTTGGGACTGCAAGAAGAGTGGTCGCTTCTCGCTTGGCTGGAAAACGGTATTTCTCAAGTGGGGGAAGCCCTTGGATGGGAAAGGTTCAATTTACAACACAGTGCAGCCGGAGCCAGAAGTACGGAAGAAGAAAGACAATTAGATACCTTCTTCTCTCGTCAGTTGTCCATCGCAGGTCAATCTTACGAACTGAGGATATCACCAAAACAACAAGAAGAGGCGATTGTTTGGCGCTTTGAGTTGCGTAATGCTGTGGAAGAATTGGCTATTCCTGGTGGTTTTACACTCAGACTTTTGACCGAAGATTTGCAGCCATTTCCCAATAATGAAGATGTAGCGACAACTACGGTCAAACAACTGTTTGTGGAAGTCGCTCTAGAACCACAAGAAGGTATAGTTTGGGAAATAACACCTTTTCCTGAAAACTATGAGCGAGAAATTCTGAGATTTTAAAAATTTTTTGATTCCTAGTATTGAAAATTGCTTTCTATTGCTATTCTGTTTGGATTTTTTATGCAAAAGTTTAGTAAGATTTAGTGTATCATTGCAGATTTTTGAGAAAATTAAGAATTTTTAGAAAAATTCAGGTCAGAATTGGTCATCTTTAAGCGTGGGATGGGTGCGCTTGCGGTTGCAGCCGAAGAGCGATGGCATACACAGCGCCTAAAATGAAAAAAATGTGCGTCTTTCATACATTACTAGCGGCGATTTTTGCGGCTAGTCGGAGGCTCACATCTTGCACCAAAGTATTAATACTAGATTTTTGCATTTTTAATAAACATATATTTTTATCAATAACACGAAAAATTGGAATTTCTAGCCTGCGTAGGCAGGCTTCGTTTGTATAGCCTCACCCTTATAGGGTGTAGGTGCAAGATATCGGTTAGGGGGGAGCGAACATTTATTGGTGCGTCTATATAATTATTATGCCAGTCATCTTCACACCATTGCCACACATTCCCGTGCATATCGTACAAACCAAAAGCGTTAGGGGGAAAAGAACTTACATCTGTGGTTTGATCTCGCAACTTTCCCTTTGGTGCAGCACCTAATATATAGTGTGTTTGAACTCGCACATCTAGCAGCACTTCGCGATCGCGATCGCCAAACAACAACAATGATGTTCTTGACCGACTTAGCACATCGTTGTTTAGTTTTCCGTATATTCAAACAGGAGTTCCTGAGAATGCTTGATATATTAGGATTGAAAAAAGATTATACCTAAACTTTCCGTATAATAAATAGCTAGGCAGCGAGAAAAAGCCGAACATCTCGATCGCGGTTAAGCGTTCATGGACGGCACGACAACTGTTTCACAATCTGCTGGGGTGTTAGTACACTTGTCTTGCAAGGGAGCAGTAAGCACATGGAAAAGATCGTTATCGTGAAATGGAGAATTAAGGAGTCGGAAACGTCTCGGGTCCTGAAATTGCTACCGGAACTGGCCGAGAAGACCAGATCGGAGGAAGGCAACATTGCCTACACAATTTATCAGTCGGAAAACGATCCTTGCGAACTCATTCTTTGCGAACACTACACCGACACCGCTGCCGCAGAATCTCACAGGCAATCGGAACACTATAAAAGAATCGTTGCAGAAGAGATAATCCCCTATCTTGAAGACCGCGAGGTGATATCGGTGAAGAAGCTTGTTTAAAGCTCTGTCCTAAACCGAACCAAACAATAAGGAGAAACTATGTCAAAGAAGATTCTTATTATCGTATCGAACGCATACACCATCGGTCCGAACAACCGAAGGACGGGAAATTTCCTGCCGGAGGTCGCACATCCTTATGCTGAATTCGACAGAGCAAAATACCAAATTGATTTCGCAAGTCTCACCGGAGATACACCGTTTTTGGATGCGCTCAATCTTGCTGACGATCCTGACAACCTAGCCTTTTTGGTAGGAAAAGGGTGGGCCGCAATGCAGAAAGCGAAGAAGCTCTCAAACGTGGACGTTAGCCAGTACGATGCCATCTTTATACCTGGCGGTTTGGCACCGATGGTCGATATGCCTGAGCATCCGCTCCTCAAAAAGGTTGTGAAAGAGACATACGAGCGGGGTGCTGTTGTTGGGGCCGTTTGTCATGGTCCAGTTTCGTTGCTGAACGTCAAGTTGAGCAACGGCACTCTCCTGCTCGCTGGGAAGAATATCAGTTCATTTACAAACGACGAAGAAGAAAACTACGCAAAAGATGATGTGCCTTTCGAGTTGGAAACGGCGCTCACCAAACAAGGCGCACTTTTCCACAAGACGGCACCCTGGCAAGCATTCAGCATTGCCGATGGAAATCTCGTTACCGGACAGAATCCTGCTTCTGCCAAAGGTGTCGCAGAGAAGATGATCGCGCTCTTGGAGTCTGCTTGAGGCAGCATCGTTAAGACGGTGCTCGGTCGCTGCATAAGGGTGACCGCCGAGAGGTAGAGTTGAGGGGAGAAAGAAATATTTGATTGTTATCTAATGTGCGTTCATCGCACCTATTCCTAATAAGAACGTTAACTGTAGGTATCTTCAAACGCACAAAGCGCCCTCCTTTTAGGAGAGCGCCTTTTATCTAGTCTTGATGCTTTTTAGTCGCGTACTGCTATGATTAGCCGTTGATAGCAGGAGCGCTTTGAGCAACAGGTGCAGCTTCAGTTGCAGCTAAGTCGAGAGGGAAGTTGTGAGCGTTGCGCTCGTGCATCACTTCCATACCGAGGTTAGCGCGGTTGAGGATGTCTGCCCAGGTGCCGATAGCACGACCTTGTGAGTCAATTACCGACTGGTTGAAGTTGAAGCCGTTGAGGTTGAACGCCATGGTGCTGATGCCCAGTGCGGTGAACCAGATGCCTACTACTGGCCATGCTGCCAAGAAGAAGTGCAAACTGCGGCTGTTGTTGAATGATGCGTATTGGAAGATCAAGCGACCGAAGTAGCCGTGTGCTGCGACGATGTTGTAGGTCTCTTCTTCTTGTCCGAACTTGTAACCGTAGTTCTGTGACTCGGTTT
It encodes the following:
- a CDS encoding sigma-70 family RNA polymerase sigma factor, with product MHPRNNLVEIFSTFLVFADDRFCRWVTDAKLRRSIANALQQTPQETDEDVWIGFFYDRLHKSSSARLAKEHTIAYLQEPCYWTSQKIVASFATTQYKLSDCFQIAITQVDKILKGFNPNSGSRLKNYASTVFGAAIRETFRQRHEIDICTDWGLLRKISKKRLEESLQAESLPKDKIVAYMSVWNCFKLLYVPSQAHSSRQLSKPDNQTWEAIAKAYNSQTHQQVNPQMLEAWLLACAKAVRRYLYPNVASFNAPINSEDSGEWLDNIPADELDSPLAYTIAQEEQQLRVSQQSEIHNVLREALTQLDPQAREILQLYYAQGLTQQQIAKQLQVQQYTVSRRLTKTRETLLKSLANWSQEHLHISITPDILKTTSAVMEEWLQFYYTQNKNQKAV
- a CDS encoding eIF2A-related protein — translated: MCPRAVGTSRSTYTQQTSAAKLWLLLVGVNHYQDERLPNLNYSAVDCQGLAKALVGATEHFPQKEIKIYHDFAPQLPYLETVRASLQEISTAARPQDTILFYFSGHGIFVPNTHQTFLCLANTQKDDILNTGLAIQELLQLLGKCNAQNQLVWLDACHSGGMTLRGATVAEPLLNATRQLVEVLQKVAAMSKGFYALLSCDTDQQSWEFPELGHGVFTYYLMRGLQGEAADLQGAISADGLYRYVYHQTLQYIDKTNQQLRLINQQKRGKGDTQLFREYPLQTPKRIVEGVGELIIGSIGAIEEPRPIRQALVVEGLSGSQITLAFCKVLRSAGGFELEYLPRQGKATAKEVREAIQEFLYLPNQKQQKAEKPATVLLYLRGRLEETPTGEVALVLSEDVWLSRAWLRQQLRRSQAAQQIIILDFLAGESDRFTPHEWIEDLQVGSEKAQCIIAANSPRYNLEQFADALVNTLTTASKPSGLSIAGWITQLQVYLAGAFPLHIWLSGTQGIIEIIPAFTDTRSDRKAVALDLGICPYKGLEAFGEEDVQYFYGRETLTQQLINDLARNSFLAVVGASGSGKSSVVQAGLMTQLRSGKQLPGSENWWIKSLRPGAQPLEALSRRLAASGQEDKGIGGRGEIAGEMTSSSPKLILEGLLYQGIEGFVYWVRSRPEPMVVLVIDQFEELFTLASYEERKRFLELVLGAIAYASDRFKLVITLRADFIAPCLEVPELALLLQHSSVLVPPRLDRDDYHRVIVNPAEQVGLKVESGLVEILLQELNDSVGNLPLLEFVLQQLWEYRQEGELTLAAYQQHLGGIKGALEHKAQAVYDGLDRLARDCARWIFLSLTQLGEGTEDTKRRVLKSDLVVKKYPAPLVDRTLQALTAAKLVVMDLEEGDRGDRGDKGDKGDEGEILPGLSLPTNAVTVEVAHEILIRHWSTLRWWLEENRSKLRLQRQIEQAAVLWKHNNEQSDFLLRGVRLAEAEDIYVKYTDELSHDVQQYIAACLEERQRQQLEQKKRLRQAQRAVAAIGVLGVTATGFGGLAYFKQQAAQVGEVAALNASSEALLLSNRQMEALIASVKAGEQFKQVFAPARDVELATVATLQQAVYQTQEINRLQSHAQQVNAVSFSPGGKLLASASDDSTIKIWSAEGKLISTFPAQQDRVTSIAFSPDGKFLASASTDRTIKIYSIDGKLVEILTGHSDIVTSVSFSPNVTTSLVSQSQKVKQRGDFIIASASRDKTVKLWRMNGKLIKTWNAHNGWVNSVSFSPDGKFLVSGGEDNIVKLWNVADGQLMRTFSGHTDRVTRVKFSPDGKTIASASGDRTINLWKLDGQLWQTLGGQKGHTQPVNGISFSPDGRIVASAAADGTIKLWSIDGTLLATIKGHDEQVRDVNFSPDGKILASASDDKTIRFWNLNNSIISQEEGIYSVSFSPDGKVFASAGWNGEVKLWQQKQIVNASLVKVFKTKQDIIYDAVFSPDGKTLATAGDNKSIKIWNLINNQFIQRLTGHEKRVNSISFSPDNQIIASGSADKTIKLWRLADGKLLKTLLGHNDEVTSVDFSPDGKMLASGSYDNTVKLWRVDGTLVKTLKGHSLAIAHLSFSPDGKILASASWDNTIKLWKVTDGGLISTLTGHTNGVKSLSFSSNGQILASGSADGTIKLWNTMNGTLLKTLSGYRGEVNSISFSPDGKLLVSGGNAGMMLWNLDLDDLVQQGCKKLKNYLENNPNVSESDRKICKALS